The Plantibacter sp. Leaf314 genome includes a window with the following:
- a CDS encoding ABC transporter permease, giving the protein MSDTSHTPPGTVQPVAPGEAKPDTTQPRSNKVLAEILNSSIVISILAVVLAMVAGAVLIALTDPKVHAAAGYFLARPGDTIAAVWQSATGAYGALFQGSIYNFRRPDFLNGIRPLTETLTFATPLILAGLGVGLAFRVGMFNIGGRGQMLIAAACAGWVGFTLDLPPVVHLLVAVAAGIVGGAFWGGIVGVLKARTGAHEVIITIMLNYVAFYLITFMLSTQGLLQAPGSNVPKSAGMAENAVLPKLLGDRYNLHAGFLIAIIAVVFVWWLFSRSSIGFRFRAVGENPNAARVAGIDVKNTYVYAMLLSGGLIGLAGVSQVLGTVTSGFDNGIDAGIGFDAITVALLGRSRPGGILIAGILFGALKAGGYSMQATQGVNVPIDIVLVLQALIVLFIAAPPLVRAIFFLPKPDGSARRTRRATKKEVSA; this is encoded by the coding sequence ATGAGCGACACGTCCCACACCCCGCCCGGAACGGTCCAGCCGGTGGCTCCCGGCGAGGCGAAGCCCGACACGACGCAGCCGCGCTCGAACAAGGTGCTGGCCGAGATCCTCAACTCGAGCATCGTCATCTCCATCCTCGCGGTGGTGCTGGCGATGGTCGCCGGCGCCGTCCTCATCGCCCTGACCGACCCGAAGGTCCACGCGGCCGCCGGGTACTTCCTCGCTCGGCCGGGCGACACGATCGCCGCGGTCTGGCAGTCGGCGACCGGCGCCTACGGAGCCCTCTTCCAGGGGTCCATCTACAACTTCCGCCGGCCCGACTTCCTGAACGGCATCCGTCCGCTGACCGAGACCCTCACCTTCGCGACGCCGCTGATCCTCGCGGGTCTCGGTGTCGGGCTCGCGTTCCGCGTCGGGATGTTCAACATCGGCGGCCGCGGACAGATGCTCATCGCCGCCGCCTGCGCCGGCTGGGTCGGGTTCACCCTCGACCTCCCGCCGGTCGTGCACCTGCTCGTCGCCGTCGCAGCCGGCATCGTCGGCGGTGCGTTCTGGGGTGGCATCGTCGGTGTCCTGAAGGCCAGGACGGGCGCGCACGAGGTGATCATCACGATCATGCTCAACTACGTCGCGTTCTACCTGATCACGTTCATGCTCTCCACCCAGGGGCTCCTGCAGGCTCCCGGATCGAACGTGCCGAAGAGCGCGGGGATGGCGGAGAACGCCGTCCTGCCGAAGCTCCTGGGCGACCGCTACAACCTCCACGCCGGATTCCTCATCGCGATCATCGCGGTCGTGTTCGTGTGGTGGCTCTTCAGCCGGTCCTCCATCGGGTTCCGCTTCCGGGCGGTGGGGGAGAACCCGAACGCCGCGCGCGTCGCCGGGATCGACGTCAAGAACACCTACGTGTACGCCATGCTCCTCTCCGGTGGGCTCATCGGCCTCGCCGGGGTCTCGCAGGTGCTCGGGACGGTGACCTCCGGCTTCGACAACGGGATCGACGCGGGCATCGGCTTCGACGCGATCACGGTCGCCCTCCTCGGTCGGAGTCGGCCGGGCGGCATCCTCATCGCCGGCATCCTGTTCGGCGCACTGAAGGCCGGCGGGTACTCCATGCAGGCGACGCAGGGCGTCAACGTGCCGATCGACATCGTCCTGGTCCTCCAGGCCCTCATCGTGCTGTTCATCGCGGCCCCGCCGCTCGTCCGCGCGATCTTCTTCCTGCCGAAGCCGGACGGATCGGCGCGCCGCACGCGTCGCGCCACCAAGAAGGAGGTGTCCGCATGA
- a CDS encoding BMP family protein translates to MAITTRKAAAGAIAGVGLMALLAGCASAPSTGGGDATGAASDFLPCMVSDAGGFTDKSFNQLGYEGLTEAAKELGVEPITVQSDKADDYKPNLQSLADQGCSLIVSVGFALSADTVEAALANPDVDYAIIDDAADNDFDGKVDAPNIKPILFDTVQAAFLAGYAAADYSKTGVVGTFGGQPFPSVQIFMDGFAEGVAYYNEQKGKSVQVVGWDVAAQTGSFTGGFEANDTAKQLARTLIDQNADVLLPVGGPIFLSAIAEIQETGKDIAMVGVDADLYETNAENKGLFLTSILKGMKAGVADTVTEAGGGKFDAAAYIGTLENEGVGIAPFHDFESKVSPTLADELDTIKAGIIDGSIKATSVSSPVK, encoded by the coding sequence TTGGCAATCACAACTCGGAAGGCCGCTGCGGGCGCAATCGCCGGCGTCGGTCTCATGGCACTGCTCGCCGGCTGCGCATCGGCTCCCAGCACCGGTGGCGGCGACGCGACGGGTGCCGCATCCGACTTCCTTCCCTGCATGGTCTCCGACGCCGGTGGCTTCACCGACAAGTCGTTCAACCAGCTCGGCTACGAGGGTCTGACCGAGGCGGCGAAGGAGCTCGGCGTCGAGCCCATCACCGTCCAGTCCGACAAGGCCGACGACTACAAGCCGAACCTCCAGAGCCTCGCGGACCAGGGCTGCTCGCTCATCGTCAGCGTCGGCTTCGCCCTCTCCGCCGACACGGTCGAGGCGGCGCTCGCCAACCCCGACGTCGACTACGCGATCATCGACGACGCGGCCGACAACGACTTCGACGGTAAGGTCGACGCTCCGAACATCAAGCCGATCCTCTTCGACACCGTGCAGGCGGCGTTCCTCGCCGGCTACGCGGCGGCCGACTACTCGAAGACCGGCGTCGTCGGCACCTTCGGTGGACAGCCCTTCCCGTCCGTCCAGATCTTCATGGACGGTTTCGCCGAGGGCGTCGCGTACTACAACGAGCAGAAGGGCAAGAGCGTCCAGGTCGTCGGATGGGACGTCGCCGCTCAGACCGGCTCGTTCACCGGTGGCTTCGAGGCCAACGACACCGCCAAGCAGCTCGCCCGCACGCTGATCGACCAGAACGCTGACGTGCTCCTGCCCGTCGGTGGCCCGATCTTCCTCAGCGCCATCGCCGAGATCCAGGAGACCGGCAAGGACATCGCGATGGTCGGTGTCGACGCCGACCTCTACGAGACGAACGCCGAGAACAAGGGCCTCTTCCTCACCTCCATCCTCAAGGGCATGAAGGCCGGCGTCGCCGACACCGTGACCGAGGCCGGCGGCGGCAAGTTCGACGCGGCGGCCTACATCGGCACCCTCGAGAACGAGGGCGTCGGCATCGCGCCGTTCCACGACTTCGAGTCCAAGGTCTCCCCGACCCTGGCCGACGAGCTCGACACGATCAAGGCAGGCATCATCGACGGTTCCATCAAGGCGACCTCGGTCTCCTCGCCCGTCAAGTAG
- a CDS encoding ABC transporter permease has translation MSAFTLDKQQPQPAPDAPIVLETVVVRSWKAPIAFGIFTVIAFLLFVIWHRDGNSTFRLSSEGDVIQLPTVVLPSTVTGIVVTILLAAITALSAYLVTTGKRIPLWLITVFGVLFMVGFLSWAAAGKAIPITGLLLGTVALSVPLIFGALGGVISERVGVVNIAIEGQLLAGAFSSAFVASVTGNAVLGLVAAMIAGMLVSFLLAAFSIKYLVDQVIVGVVLNVLVVGLTSFLYAQVLTKNEALFNSPPKFPRINIPILSEIPLIGPVLFRQTIIIYLMYIAVAVVFYCLFSTRWGLRLRAVGEHPQAADTVGINVNRTRFWNVALAGAIVGLGGAYFTLGSVGAFNKEMTAGAGYIALAAVIFGRWDPLKATLAALLFGFTQNLQFALSAIGSPVPSAFMLMLPYVVTIFAVAGLVGVSRGPAAAGKPYVKG, from the coding sequence ATGAGTGCGTTCACGCTCGACAAGCAGCAGCCCCAGCCCGCTCCCGACGCACCGATCGTCCTCGAGACGGTCGTGGTCCGGAGCTGGAAGGCTCCGATCGCCTTCGGGATCTTCACCGTCATCGCGTTCCTGCTCTTCGTCATCTGGCACCGGGACGGCAACAGCACCTTCCGCCTGTCCAGCGAGGGCGACGTCATCCAACTGCCGACGGTGGTGCTGCCGTCCACCGTCACGGGCATCGTCGTCACGATCCTCCTCGCGGCGATCACGGCGCTGAGCGCCTACCTCGTCACGACCGGTAAGCGCATCCCACTCTGGCTCATCACCGTGTTCGGCGTGCTCTTCATGGTCGGGTTCCTGTCCTGGGCCGCCGCGGGCAAGGCCATCCCGATCACGGGCCTGCTGCTCGGCACGGTCGCGCTGAGCGTCCCGCTCATCTTCGGAGCGCTCGGCGGCGTCATCTCCGAGCGCGTCGGCGTCGTCAACATCGCGATCGAAGGGCAGCTCCTCGCCGGAGCGTTCTCGTCCGCCTTCGTGGCGTCGGTGACGGGCAACGCGGTGCTCGGTCTGGTCGCGGCGATGATCGCCGGCATGCTCGTGAGCTTCCTGCTCGCGGCGTTCTCGATCAAGTACCTCGTCGACCAGGTCATCGTGGGTGTCGTCCTGAACGTCCTCGTCGTGGGGCTCACGAGCTTCCTGTACGCACAGGTGCTCACGAAGAACGAGGCGCTCTTCAACAGCCCGCCGAAGTTCCCGCGCATCAACATCCCGATCCTCAGCGAGATCCCGCTCATCGGGCCGGTGCTGTTCCGGCAGACGATCATCATCTACCTGATGTACATCGCCGTCGCCGTGGTCTTCTACTGCCTCTTCTCCACCCGCTGGGGTCTCCGCCTCCGCGCGGTCGGTGAGCACCCGCAGGCGGCCGACACCGTCGGCATCAACGTGAACCGGACACGCTTCTGGAACGTGGCCCTCGCCGGCGCGATCGTCGGTCTCGGCGGCGCGTACTTCACGCTCGGCTCGGTCGGTGCGTTCAACAAGGAGATGACGGCCGGTGCGGGCTACATCGCGCTCGCGGCGGTCATCTTCGGGCGATGGGACCCGCTGAAGGCGACGCTCGCGGCGCTGCTGTTCGGCTTCACGCAGAACCTGCAGTTCGCGTTGAGCGCCATCGGTTCGCCGGTGCCGAGCGCGTTCATGCTGATGCTGCCGTACGTCGTGACGATCTTCGCGGTGGCGGGCCTCGTCGGCGTCTCCCGGGGTCCGGCCGCGGCCGGCAAACCCTACGTGAAGGGCTGA
- a CDS encoding adenosine deaminase translates to MTSADESPLSGVDVSALPKISLHDHLDGGVRPATIIELAEAVGVDVPVSDADGLADWFYTQCNAGSLVEYLKTFDLSTAVMQTEEGLVRVAREFVQDLAADGVIYGEVRWAPEQHLTRGLSLDAVVEAVQEGIELGIKDAAHTGADIQIGQLITAMRHADRALEIAELAVRHRERGVAGFDIAGAEAGFPASKHRLAFDYLARELFPVTVHAGEADGVESIRSALLDGRALRLGHGVRIAEDIFIERDDAESLYATLGPVAEWVRDRRIPLELSPQSNLQTGAIAAWGDDLEDHPFDLLYQLDFAVTVNVDNRTMSDTSLTKELTLLTEVFDYDLTDLETFQLNAAAASFQPLEVREALADRISEAFDEFLDDDED, encoded by the coding sequence GTGACCTCTGCAGATGAATCCCCCCTCTCCGGCGTCGACGTCAGCGCGCTGCCCAAGATCTCGCTCCACGACCACCTCGACGGCGGCGTGCGCCCCGCGACCATCATCGAACTCGCGGAGGCGGTGGGCGTCGACGTCCCCGTGTCCGACGCGGACGGCCTCGCCGACTGGTTCTACACCCAGTGCAACGCCGGCTCGCTCGTCGAGTACCTGAAGACCTTCGACCTCAGCACCGCGGTCATGCAGACGGAGGAGGGGCTCGTCCGCGTCGCGCGCGAGTTCGTCCAGGACCTCGCGGCCGACGGCGTCATCTACGGCGAGGTGCGGTGGGCCCCCGAGCAGCACCTCACCCGCGGGCTGAGCCTCGACGCGGTCGTGGAGGCCGTCCAGGAGGGCATCGAGCTCGGCATCAAGGACGCCGCCCACACGGGTGCGGACATCCAGATCGGGCAGCTCATCACGGCCATGCGCCACGCCGACCGCGCCCTCGAGATCGCGGAACTCGCCGTCCGGCATCGCGAACGCGGGGTGGCGGGCTTCGACATCGCCGGCGCCGAGGCCGGGTTCCCGGCCAGCAAGCACCGGCTGGCCTTCGACTACCTCGCCCGTGAGCTGTTCCCGGTCACCGTGCACGCCGGCGAGGCGGACGGCGTCGAGTCGATCCGCAGCGCCCTGCTCGACGGCCGTGCGCTCCGCCTCGGTCACGGCGTCCGCATCGCGGAGGACATCTTCATCGAGCGCGACGACGCCGAGTCCCTGTACGCCACGCTCGGCCCGGTCGCGGAGTGGGTCCGCGACCGCCGGATCCCGCTCGAGCTGAGCCCGCAGTCGAACCTCCAGACCGGCGCGATCGCGGCCTGGGGCGACGACCTCGAGGACCACCCGTTCGACCTGCTCTACCAGCTCGACTTCGCCGTCACGGTGAACGTCGACAACCGGACGATGAGCGACACGAGCCTCACCAAGGAGCTCACGCTGCTCACGGAGGTGTTCGACTACGACCTCACGGACCTCGAGACCTTCCAGCTGAACGCGGCCGCCGCCTCGTTCCAGCCGTTGGAGGTCCGCGAGGCCCTGGCGGACCGCATCTCGGAGGCGTTCGACGAATTCCTCGACGACGACGAGGACTGA
- a CDS encoding ABC transporter ATP-binding protein, producing MKLQLRGITKRFGALTANDHIDLTVEPGEIHCLLGENGAGKSTLMNVLYGLYQADEGEILLDDVVQHFQGPGDAMAAGIGMVHQHFMLIPVFTVAENVMLGHEQTKGGGRLDVAAARKLVTDISERFGFSLDPDALVGDLPVGVQQRVEIVKALSRNANVLVFDEPTAVLTPQETDELMAIMKQLKSEGTSIVFITHKLREVREVADRITVIRLGKVVGEASPTATNAELASLMVGRPVELTVHKEAPKLGEATFRVQDLSVVDHLGQLVVNAVSFDVHEGEVLAIAGVQGNGQTELTEAILGLQPHTKGSIKLDGVELVGSTPRKVLDAGVGFVPEDRSEDGLVKQFTIAENLMLDRSTGAPFVKAGTVQRGFRDDFAREKSQEFDVRSQGIESPAGSLSGGNQQKVVLARELSRDLRLFVAAQPTRGIDVGSIEFVHKRIVATRDAGIPVIVVSTELDEVVALADRIAVMYRGGIVGIVPASTPREVLGLMMAGELPAGAAA from the coding sequence ATGAAGCTCCAGCTCCGCGGCATCACCAAACGGTTCGGCGCCCTCACCGCCAACGACCACATCGACCTCACCGTCGAACCGGGGGAGATCCACTGCCTCCTCGGTGAGAACGGCGCAGGCAAGTCCACCCTCATGAACGTCCTGTACGGCCTCTACCAGGCCGACGAGGGCGAGATCCTCCTGGACGACGTCGTCCAGCACTTCCAAGGCCCGGGTGACGCCATGGCCGCAGGCATCGGCATGGTCCACCAGCACTTCATGCTCATCCCCGTCTTCACCGTCGCCGAGAACGTGATGCTCGGCCACGAGCAGACCAAGGGCGGTGGTCGCCTCGACGTCGCAGCGGCCCGCAAGCTCGTGACCGACATCTCCGAGCGGTTCGGCTTCAGCCTCGACCCGGACGCCCTCGTCGGCGACCTCCCCGTCGGCGTGCAGCAGCGGGTGGAGATCGTCAAGGCGCTCTCCCGCAACGCCAACGTCCTCGTCTTCGACGAGCCCACCGCCGTGCTCACGCCGCAGGAGACCGACGAGCTCATGGCGATCATGAAGCAGCTGAAGAGCGAGGGGACGTCGATCGTCTTCATCACCCACAAGCTGCGCGAGGTCCGCGAGGTCGCCGACCGCATCACCGTCATCCGTCTCGGGAAGGTCGTCGGCGAGGCCTCGCCCACGGCGACGAACGCCGAGCTCGCTTCGCTCATGGTCGGCCGTCCGGTCGAGCTCACCGTCCACAAGGAGGCGCCGAAGCTCGGCGAGGCCACGTTCCGCGTGCAGGACCTCTCGGTCGTCGACCACCTGGGCCAGCTCGTCGTGAACGCCGTCAGCTTCGACGTGCACGAGGGTGAGGTGCTCGCGATCGCGGGCGTGCAGGGCAACGGTCAGACCGAGCTCACCGAGGCGATCCTCGGTCTGCAGCCCCACACGAAGGGCAGCATCAAGCTCGACGGCGTCGAACTCGTCGGTTCCACCCCGCGGAAGGTGCTCGACGCCGGCGTCGGGTTCGTGCCGGAGGACCGCTCGGAGGACGGGCTCGTCAAGCAGTTCACGATCGCCGAGAACCTCATGCTCGACCGCTCGACGGGTGCGCCCTTCGTGAAGGCCGGCACCGTGCAGCGCGGCTTCCGCGACGACTTCGCCCGCGAGAAGTCGCAGGAGTTCGACGTCCGCTCCCAGGGCATCGAGTCGCCCGCCGGCTCGCTGTCGGGCGGCAACCAGCAGAAGGTCGTGCTGGCGCGCGAACTCAGCCGTGACCTGCGGCTCTTCGTCGCCGCCCAGCCCACCCGCGGCATCGACGTCGGGTCGATCGAGTTCGTGCACAAGCGCATCGTCGCGACGCGCGACGCGGGCATCCCCGTCATCGTCGTGTCGACCGAGCTCGACGAGGTCGTCGCGCTCGCCGACCGCATCGCCGTCATGTACCGCGGCGGCATCGTCGGGATCGTCCCGGCCTCGACCCCCAGAGAGGTCCTCGGCCTCATGATGGCCGGCGAACTCCCGGCAGGAGCAGCAGCATGA
- a CDS encoding thymidine phosphorylase, whose amino-acid sequence MSPVEAFDVVDLIRTKRDRGELTTPQIDWLIDAFTRGYVADEQMSALAMAILLNGMERREIRDLTMAMIASGERMSFAELDKPTSDKHSTGGVGDKITLPLAPLVAVFGVAVPQLSGRGLGHTGGTLDKLESIPGWRAALTNDEMMRQLTEVGAVICAAGSGLAPADKRLYALRDTTGTVEAIPLIASSIMSKKIAEGTGALVLDVKFGSGAFMQEYERAEELARTMVALGTDAGVATTALLTDMNVPLGLAIGNANEVRESVEVLAGGGPADVVELTVALAREMLTLAGQPDADVEGALADGRAMDVWKRMIRAQDGDPDAPLPVAKETHVVTASRDGVLATQEALPFGIAAWRLGAGRARQQDPVVHAAGIDLHAKPGDEVRAGQPLFTLSADDGARFPRALEALEGAYSIADSAAPRGPIVRARIEA is encoded by the coding sequence ATGAGTCCCGTAGAAGCCTTCGACGTCGTCGACCTCATCCGCACGAAGCGCGACCGGGGTGAGCTGACGACGCCGCAGATCGACTGGTTGATCGACGCGTTCACCCGCGGCTACGTCGCCGACGAGCAGATGTCGGCGCTCGCGATGGCGATCCTCCTGAACGGGATGGAACGCCGCGAGATCCGCGACCTCACGATGGCGATGATCGCGAGCGGCGAGCGTATGAGCTTCGCCGAGCTCGACAAGCCGACCTCGGACAAGCACTCGACGGGCGGCGTCGGCGACAAGATCACCCTGCCGCTCGCCCCGCTGGTCGCCGTGTTCGGCGTCGCGGTCCCGCAGCTGTCCGGCCGAGGCCTCGGGCACACCGGCGGAACCCTCGACAAGCTCGAGAGCATCCCCGGCTGGCGCGCGGCCCTCACCAACGACGAGATGATGCGGCAGCTGACCGAGGTCGGCGCGGTCATCTGCGCCGCCGGCTCCGGGCTCGCACCGGCCGACAAGCGCCTGTACGCGCTCCGCGACACCACCGGCACCGTCGAGGCCATCCCGCTCATCGCTTCCAGCATCATGTCCAAGAAGATCGCCGAAGGCACGGGGGCCCTCGTCCTCGACGTGAAGTTCGGCTCGGGTGCGTTCATGCAGGAGTACGAGCGGGCTGAGGAACTGGCGCGCACGATGGTGGCGCTCGGCACGGACGCGGGCGTCGCGACGACCGCGCTCCTGACGGACATGAACGTCCCGCTCGGCCTCGCGATCGGCAACGCCAACGAGGTCCGGGAGTCCGTCGAGGTGCTCGCCGGTGGGGGCCCGGCCGACGTCGTGGAACTGACCGTCGCGCTCGCGCGGGAGATGCTGACCCTCGCCGGACAGCCGGACGCCGACGTCGAGGGTGCGCTGGCGGACGGCCGGGCGATGGACGTGTGGAAGCGGATGATCCGCGCGCAGGACGGCGACCCGGATGCACCACTGCCGGTCGCCAAGGAGACCCACGTCGTCACCGCCTCCCGCGACGGCGTCCTGGCGACGCAGGAGGCCCTGCCCTTCGGGATCGCCGCCTGGCGTCTCGGCGCCGGTCGGGCACGCCAGCAGGATCCGGTCGTCCACGCTGCGGGCATCGACCTGCACGCCAAGCCAGGTGACGAGGTCCGAGCCGGACAGCCGCTGTTCACCCTGAGCGCGGACGACGGCGCCCGGTTCCCGCGGGCGCTCGAGGCGCTCGAGGGCGCGTATTCGATCGCCGACTCGGCGGCACCGCGCGGGCCCATCGTCCGGGCGCGCATCGAGGCCTGA
- a CDS encoding ABC-F family ATP-binding cassette domain-containing protein translates to MRAPITHASSVVSGSAQTFGRSIDIQQLRADGVTRAYGDRVVLRDVDLVVPAGERLGLIGENGAGKSTLLRILAGLDEPDDGEAVRPVRTGILMQELELSEETSVGELLELALRDVRAVEEELETSAAALGGTGASADAADRRYAAALDAAERADVWSADARLDAVVAGLGLAGIERSRRLGEVSGGQRSRFALAALLVGRPTALLLDEPTNHLDDEAVAFLRGQLSTWPGPVLFASHDRAFLDEVATGLVDIDPSRPVPVGEASPVVVFGGPFSEYLGWKAAELERWAARYTEEQAELGRLASAVHDTAPRINHDRGIRDNNRMAFGMRGDRVEQQISRRVRNAQLRLETLEREQVRRPPRPLSFAGIPSGSTVLDEGEQLLDLADARIDGRLHLDRLRIAPRTRLLVTGANGSGKSTLLSALAGSLRLDSGTLLRRRGLRVGLLEQDVVFAAAGRSPREVYERTLGESRAARTPLAGLGLLSPRDLDRPVGVLSVGQQRRLALALIIARPPHLFLLDEPTNHLSLTLATDLEEALGTYPGAVVIASHDRWLRRRWDGETLALHRR, encoded by the coding sequence ATGCGAGCACCCATCACCCACGCATCATCCGTCGTCTCCGGTTCGGCCCAGACGTTCGGTCGTTCCATCGACATCCAGCAGCTGCGCGCGGACGGTGTCACCCGCGCCTACGGTGACCGTGTCGTCCTGCGCGACGTCGACCTCGTCGTCCCGGCAGGCGAGCGCCTCGGCCTCATCGGCGAGAACGGCGCAGGCAAGTCGACCCTGTTGCGGATCCTCGCCGGGCTCGACGAGCCGGACGACGGCGAGGCCGTCCGACCGGTGCGCACCGGCATCCTCATGCAGGAGTTGGAACTGTCGGAGGAGACCTCCGTCGGCGAGCTGCTCGAGCTGGCGCTGCGCGACGTCAGGGCGGTCGAGGAGGAGCTCGAGACCTCTGCAGCGGCGCTCGGCGGGACCGGGGCGTCCGCCGACGCTGCCGATCGCCGGTACGCCGCCGCGCTCGACGCGGCGGAACGAGCCGACGTGTGGTCGGCGGACGCCCGGTTGGACGCGGTCGTCGCCGGCCTCGGACTCGCTGGAATCGAGCGGTCGCGGCGCCTCGGCGAGGTGAGCGGCGGGCAGCGTTCCCGCTTCGCCCTCGCCGCGCTCCTGGTCGGGAGACCGACCGCCCTGCTGCTCGACGAGCCGACCAACCACCTGGACGACGAGGCGGTCGCCTTCCTCCGCGGCCAACTGTCGACCTGGCCCGGTCCCGTGCTGTTCGCCAGCCACGACCGTGCCTTCCTCGACGAGGTGGCGACGGGGCTCGTCGACATCGATCCGTCCCGGCCGGTCCCGGTCGGCGAGGCCTCGCCCGTCGTGGTGTTCGGCGGTCCCTTCAGCGAGTACCTGGGGTGGAAGGCGGCGGAACTCGAACGGTGGGCGGCGCGCTATACGGAGGAACAGGCGGAGCTCGGTCGACTCGCGTCTGCCGTGCACGACACGGCGCCGCGGATCAACCACGACCGAGGCATCCGGGACAACAACCGGATGGCGTTCGGTATGCGCGGCGACCGGGTCGAACAACAGATCAGTCGGCGGGTGCGGAACGCGCAGCTCCGGCTCGAGACCCTGGAGCGCGAACAGGTACGACGTCCGCCTCGCCCGCTCTCGTTCGCGGGGATCCCGAGCGGTTCGACGGTGCTCGACGAGGGTGAGCAGCTACTCGACCTCGCCGACGCCCGCATCGACGGCCGGCTGCACCTCGACCGTCTGCGGATCGCGCCCCGGACGCGGTTGCTCGTCACGGGGGCGAACGGTTCAGGGAAGTCGACGCTCCTGTCGGCGCTCGCCGGCTCGCTCCGCCTCGACTCGGGGACGCTCCTCCGGCGGAGGGGGTTGCGGGTGGGGCTGCTCGAGCAGGACGTCGTGTTCGCTGCAGCAGGACGATCCCCTCGGGAGGTCTACGAGCGCACCCTCGGGGAGTCGCGAGCCGCGCGCACCCCGCTCGCGGGTCTCGGCCTGCTCTCGCCGCGCGACCTCGACCGTCCGGTCGGGGTGCTCTCGGTCGGGCAGCAACGCCGACTCGCGCTGGCGCTCATCATCGCCAGACCGCCGCACCTCTTCCTCCTGGACGAGCCGACGAACCACCTGTCGCTCACGCTGGCGACCGACCTCGAGGAGGCGCTCGGGACGTACCCCGGCGCGGTCGTCATCGCGAGCCACGACCGGTGGTTGCGTCGGAGGTGGGACGGCGAGACGCTCGCGCTCCACCGCCGGTGA
- a CDS encoding PTS sugar transporter subunit IIA: MPLPDLSEATIALRVDAADWREAIRAAGALLTQTGATDEAYTQRMIDVVEEFGAYVVIAPGLALAHARPGADVHQDSLVVATLTEPVRFGHPHNDPVSVVLGLAVTTAESHVGWVAEIANVFNDPTAIPRLAAAADADEVRAVFRAELLGHGGPA, from the coding sequence ATGCCACTCCCAGATCTCTCCGAAGCAACAATCGCCCTCCGCGTCGATGCGGCGGACTGGCGAGAGGCGATCCGCGCGGCCGGTGCACTGCTCACGCAGACCGGCGCGACGGACGAGGCGTACACGCAGCGCATGATCGACGTGGTGGAGGAGTTCGGCGCCTACGTCGTCATCGCCCCCGGCCTCGCACTCGCCCACGCGCGCCCCGGGGCCGACGTCCACCAGGACTCCCTCGTCGTCGCCACGCTCACGGAGCCGGTCCGGTTCGGGCACCCGCACAACGACCCGGTCTCGGTGGTCCTCGGCCTCGCGGTCACCACGGCGGAGTCGCACGTCGGCTGGGTGGCGGAGATCGCCAACGTCTTCAACGACCCGACGGCGATCCCACGGCTGGCGGCCGCCGCCGACGCGGACGAGGTGCGGGCCGTGTTCCGTGCCGAGCTCCTCGGCCACGGAGGTCCCGCGTGA
- a CDS encoding PTS sugar transporter subunit IIB, with protein MKIVAICGSGVGSSAILKLNAERALERLDLEADVIAGDIESLSTTAADAQVILTSPELVERIGKTFADIVVIDNYFDLAELTEKLERALG; from the coding sequence GTGAAGATCGTCGCGATCTGTGGTTCCGGAGTGGGGTCGTCCGCGATCCTCAAACTCAACGCCGAACGCGCCCTGGAGCGACTCGACCTCGAGGCCGACGTGATCGCCGGCGACATCGAGAGCCTGTCGACGACGGCTGCCGACGCCCAGGTCATCCTGACGTCTCCCGAACTCGTCGAGCGCATCGGCAAGACCTTCGCCGACATCGTCGTGATCGACAACTACTTCGACCTCGCCGAACTCACCGAGAAGCTCGAGCGCGCCCTCGGCTGA
- a CDS encoding cytidine deaminase, with product MSDTSTGPEIDWEALHGAAREAMGHAYVPYSRFPVGAAALVDDGRIISGCNVENASYGLTLCAECALVSALHMTGGGRLVAFACVDGKGERLMPCGRCRQLLYEHSTAGMLLDTVSGIRTIDEVLPDAFGPRQLEEYHA from the coding sequence GTGAGCGACACATCGACCGGTCCCGAGATCGACTGGGAGGCCCTCCACGGCGCCGCCCGCGAGGCGATGGGCCACGCCTACGTGCCCTACAGTCGCTTCCCGGTGGGCGCGGCGGCACTCGTCGACGACGGCCGGATCATCTCCGGCTGCAACGTCGAGAACGCCAGCTACGGGCTGACGCTGTGCGCCGAGTGCGCCCTCGTGTCCGCCCTGCACATGACGGGCGGTGGACGCCTCGTCGCCTTCGCCTGCGTCGACGGCAAGGGCGAGCGCCTGATGCCGTGCGGACGCTGCCGTCAGTTGCTGTACGAGCACTCGACGGCGGGCATGCTGCTCGACACCGTCTCCGGCATCCGCACCATCGACGAGGTCCTCCCGGACGCCTTCGGACCTCGCCAACTCGAGGAGTACCACGCATGA